In Deinococcus ruber, one genomic interval encodes:
- a CDS encoding N-acetylmuramoyl-L-alanine amidase: MNIQQLSASPSNFTHGRGGKKVERVVIHVQDGTQQGSIAWFQNPASSVSAHYLVSMAGEIVQMVQEADTAWQAGDFTVNQTTIGIEHEGQPAKGPWTPTAVQLKASAELVADICKRYGITPNSSTIVPHSSINPKHNCPGPTWPWRDYLAQVAGFMAPAQPAHAPDTGKLAVRLFDPATNQQIGTGSLIVGSDKVYVVPNKPPV; encoded by the coding sequence ATGAACATTCAGCAACTGTCGGCCAGCCCGAGCAACTTCACCCACGGGCGCGGCGGCAAAAAGGTCGAGCGCGTGGTCATTCATGTGCAGGACGGCACTCAGCAAGGCTCCATCGCGTGGTTCCAGAACCCAGCCAGCAGCGTCAGTGCCCACTACCTGGTCAGCATGGCGGGCGAGATCGTGCAGATGGTGCAGGAGGCCGACACCGCGTGGCAGGCGGGCGACTTCACGGTGAATCAGACGACCATCGGCATCGAGCACGAGGGGCAGCCCGCCAAAGGGCCGTGGACCCCGACCGCTGTCCAGCTGAAGGCCAGTGCCGAGCTGGTGGCCGACATCTGCAAGCGGTACGGCATTACGCCGAACAGCAGCACCATCGTGCCTCACAGCAGCATCAATCCCAAGCACAACTGCCCCGGCCCGACGTGGCCCTGGCGGGACTACCTCGCGCAGGTGGCGGGCTTCATGGCTCCGGCCCAGCCTGCTCACGCGCCGGATACGGGGAAGCTGGCGGTGCGGCTGTTCGACCCGGCGACGAATCAGCAGATCGGGACCGGCTCGCTGATCGTCGGGTCGGACAAGGTGTACGTGGTTCCGAACAAACCGCCCGTCTGA
- a CDS encoding GDSL-type esterase/lipase family protein, giving the protein MRQTTTQLSQQSYTLTITDALLAGETITAVQGGTLTINGSAPTLPHLLVVGEVLTFTHTAGPAALSGITLLSQVAADAPAGTLPDPDPAQWSWVDTFDRTFLGTDYTVDVNTSSVQIENAVLIVGEAIDQHTTQGSNNPLPHARARLNASLWNQRAACVQYDGWFEMFSGTPLEPFLGVRLVGATKNLSWNGTALTWGIGTASATLATAQGTGAGVSMDTPRRVRLTVDETAGRIQVLAGTVGLVDVALPADWLTAMGNGAQVELFHESTGNLGSGVSYTRGKFDNFSVRSGNGMANGGTGTGGTNTTPAIGALWRFGAGAPDDGVGTDGDIYMDTSSGALYQRVSGAYQAAGNLRGPAGSPGVAGVGIQSAALNGSGHLIFTRTDGSTLDAGVLPTPEGTPGTPGVGIQSVTIDSNGHLIFTRTDNTTFDAGAIPTAAGTPGLGVQAAAINGSGHLILTRTDGSTLDAGALPGGSGGGSLSVRPLGGNGVTATTLEVVNGTVLDQGGGTVRLILPTGGGSAPADPTLIRDAAAPARTFDFSTFTSGNVDGQNGWTASSSGTIASGKLAVSNHYDTTPLGVKLPGHFYEGEILLELDPTAPQILLRMNRGSSRSFGAWIFSVNAYGSAFGVDAGIVTDSTVVHSDGSDRGVTGITIPAEPLMMRVTVERNVIRVWVWPKSQTMPTNPTITTVDLSSYIGADQTSGAVYLSRTYQSGGDPGVTRLNRVSLHDDAAQPTAVQTQAAFIGRWWPAYRAGTPGMATITQGSEVLVRVTGSDLVAQVYRDPATSQAPRFAVSVNGAAATIIPVPQGSGWGAVTLATGLADVSDVSVILDGFHELDPVWNGAALLIGNLTSTGGTTVPIIYTDQPIVEIRGDSITAGVLARASAGGTSAANSAGSLTYGRLAAKAAGMRLIQAGYGGTGLNAARTGSGGVPGLLANMLSFWALHPDHAATHPEVDVAVVNIGTNDSNAGVAGAAFQTDYGTLLTQELARFPNAKILAMRPFNGAYATDIQAAVSASGSSRVQYVDTTGWVTTYTDGTHPGLGSGGHPAAAGHLAPLLIAAIGGSAYVPAVYTPPEAPAFGIVVETADGTTSGTVNTLQLPNGTLSIAGGVGTYTPAAGGGSTSSGTLTRSATNQANTILETFDTDLVAADTFTSVTGFQASVSGNLSYDAANKRILSGASSGSAFFWAYKHLSLAAHLDYSVDMTLLGDYSGLQHGGLWVQGVANTGSGYRVAFINAGTPKWIVSRYVNGVEDTSSGQLNVSANAGAAWSIGTTKRLRITVDYTTGAGVLYVDGVQTLTWTDTTFTGGIPGGFSYGSQSAYDNLSYTAVVAAQVNGLSGGLRAVSNGVSSGSGLVTLAGPAHVDVADANGLVLASAIMQAGDVWTYAASEGSSSGSFPMVASSDALPNGGAAILDDDVNPPRLIRKRANGVVWYGPTFSNTP; this is encoded by the coding sequence ATGAGACAGACCACGACCCAGCTCAGCCAGCAGAGCTACACCCTCACCATCACCGACGCGCTCCTGGCGGGCGAGACCATCACCGCCGTGCAGGGCGGCACCCTGACCATCAACGGCAGCGCACCGACCCTGCCACATCTGCTGGTGGTGGGCGAGGTGCTCACCTTCACCCACACCGCAGGCCCTGCCGCCCTGTCCGGGATCACCCTGCTGTCACAGGTGGCCGCCGACGCGCCTGCAGGAACCTTGCCCGACCCAGATCCCGCGCAGTGGAGCTGGGTGGACACCTTCGACCGGACGTTCCTAGGCACCGACTACACCGTGGATGTCAACACCAGCAGCGTGCAGATTGAGAACGCGGTGCTGATTGTCGGGGAGGCCATTGACCAGCACACGACCCAGGGCAGCAACAACCCGCTGCCCCACGCGCGGGCGCGGTTGAATGCCAGCCTCTGGAATCAGCGCGCCGCCTGCGTGCAGTACGACGGCTGGTTCGAGATGTTCAGCGGCACACCCCTCGAACCGTTTCTGGGCGTTCGGCTCGTCGGGGCCACCAAAAACCTGAGCTGGAACGGCACGGCCCTCACCTGGGGGATTGGGACGGCGAGCGCGACACTGGCCACGGCGCAGGGTACGGGCGCTGGGGTGAGCATGGACACCCCTCGGCGTGTGCGGCTCACGGTGGATGAAACAGCGGGGCGGATTCAGGTGCTGGCGGGCACCGTGGGGCTGGTGGACGTGGCACTGCCTGCCGACTGGCTCACGGCGATGGGCAACGGTGCCCAGGTCGAACTGTTCCACGAATCCACCGGGAACCTGGGCAGCGGCGTCAGCTACACCAGGGGGAAATTTGATAATTTCAGCGTGCGTTCGGGCAACGGCATGGCGAACGGTGGCACCGGCACGGGCGGCACGAACACCACGCCAGCCATCGGCGCACTGTGGCGGTTCGGTGCAGGTGCCCCCGACGACGGCGTGGGCACAGACGGCGACATTTACATGGATACCAGCAGCGGCGCACTGTACCAGCGCGTGAGCGGGGCGTATCAAGCGGCAGGGAATCTGCGCGGGCCTGCAGGAAGTCCAGGAGTCGCTGGCGTGGGCATCCAGTCAGCAGCCCTCAACGGCAGCGGGCACCTGATCTTCACCCGCACAGACGGCAGCACCCTGGATGCAGGCGTTCTCCCGACCCCTGAGGGAACGCCCGGTACCCCTGGCGTGGGGATTCAGTCGGTCACCATCGACAGCAACGGCCATCTGATCTTCACCCGAACGGATAACACCACGTTCGATGCGGGGGCCATTCCAACCGCCGCAGGCACGCCCGGTCTGGGCGTTCAGGCGGCGGCGATCAACGGGAGCGGGCACCTGATCCTGACGCGCACAGACGGCAGCACGTTGGATGCGGGCGCCCTGCCTGGAGGCAGTGGCGGCGGCAGTCTGTCGGTGCGGCCACTCGGCGGAAACGGCGTCACGGCCACCACGCTGGAGGTCGTGAACGGCACGGTGCTCGACCAGGGCGGCGGCACGGTTCGGCTGATCCTGCCGACTGGCGGCGGCAGTGCACCTGCTGACCCTACGCTGATTCGAGACGCGGCAGCACCCGCTCGCACGTTCGACTTCAGCACCTTTACCAGCGGAAACGTGGACGGGCAGAATGGCTGGACGGCCAGCAGCAGCGGCACCATTGCCAGCGGGAAGCTGGCTGTCAGCAACCACTACGACACCACGCCGCTCGGCGTGAAGCTGCCCGGCCACTTCTACGAGGGCGAGATCCTGCTGGAGCTCGACCCCACCGCCCCGCAGATTCTGCTGCGAATGAACCGGGGCAGCAGCCGCAGCTTCGGGGCGTGGATTTTCTCGGTCAATGCGTACGGCAGCGCGTTCGGAGTGGATGCGGGCATCGTGACCGACAGCACCGTGGTTCACAGTGACGGCAGTGATCGGGGCGTCACCGGGATTACCATTCCCGCCGAACCGCTGATGATGCGCGTTACCGTGGAACGAAACGTCATCCGGGTGTGGGTGTGGCCCAAATCCCAGACCATGCCGACCAACCCCACGATTACCACCGTTGACCTGAGCAGCTACATCGGGGCCGACCAGACCAGCGGCGCGGTGTACCTGTCGCGCACGTACCAGAGCGGTGGCGATCCGGGCGTGACGCGCCTGAATCGCGTCTCGCTGCACGACGACGCCGCGCAGCCCACCGCCGTGCAGACCCAGGCAGCGTTCATCGGGCGCTGGTGGCCTGCGTACCGAGCAGGCACGCCAGGCATGGCGACCATCACGCAGGGCAGCGAAGTGCTGGTGCGCGTGACGGGCAGTGATCTGGTGGCGCAGGTGTACCGAGATCCTGCCACCTCGCAGGCACCTCGGTTTGCTGTCAGTGTGAACGGCGCAGCGGCCACCATCATCCCGGTGCCGCAGGGCAGCGGGTGGGGCGCAGTCACGCTGGCTACCGGGCTGGCAGACGTGTCGGACGTCAGCGTGATCCTCGACGGGTTCCATGAACTCGATCCCGTGTGGAACGGGGCGGCGCTCCTGATCGGGAATTTGACCTCGACGGGTGGCACCACCGTGCCGATCATCTACACCGATCAGCCCATCGTGGAGATACGCGGCGACAGCATCACAGCGGGCGTGCTGGCCCGCGCCAGTGCGGGCGGCACCTCGGCGGCAAACAGCGCAGGCAGCCTGACCTATGGGCGGCTGGCCGCCAAAGCAGCCGGCATGCGACTCATTCAGGCGGGGTACGGTGGCACCGGGCTGAACGCTGCCCGCACCGGCAGCGGCGGTGTCCCTGGGCTGCTGGCGAACATGCTGAGTTTCTGGGCGCTGCACCCGGACCACGCGGCCACCCATCCAGAAGTCGATGTGGCGGTGGTCAACATCGGCACCAATGACAGCAATGCGGGCGTCGCCGGGGCAGCGTTCCAAACCGACTATGGCACCCTGCTCACGCAAGAGTTGGCGCGGTTCCCCAATGCCAAAATTCTGGCGATGCGCCCCTTTAACGGCGCGTATGCCACCGATATCCAGGCGGCCGTGTCGGCCAGCGGCAGCAGCCGCGTGCAGTACGTGGACACAACAGGATGGGTGACAACCTACACGGACGGCACCCACCCGGGTCTGGGCAGCGGTGGACACCCAGCCGCCGCAGGCCACCTCGCACCACTGCTGATTGCGGCCATCGGCGGCAGTGCCTACGTGCCAGCCGTCTACACGCCTCCTGAGGCTCCAGCCTTCGGGATCGTGGTGGAGACGGCAGACGGCACCACCAGCGGCACCGTGAACACCCTGCAACTGCCAAACGGCACGCTGAGCATCGCGGGCGGCGTGGGCACCTACACCCCGGCAGCGGGGGGCGGCAGCACGTCCAGCGGCACCCTGACACGCAGCGCCACCAATCAGGCCAACACCATCCTTGAGACGTTTGACACTGATCTGGTGGCCGCAGACACATTCACAAGTGTCACCGGATTTCAGGCATCGGTCAGTGGCAATCTGTCGTACGACGCGGCGAACAAGCGGATACTGAGCGGCGCGTCCAGCGGCAGCGCATTCTTCTGGGCGTACAAGCACCTGAGCCTGGCAGCGCATCTGGACTACAGCGTGGACATGACGCTGCTGGGGGATTACAGCGGATTGCAGCACGGCGGACTGTGGGTGCAGGGCGTCGCCAACACCGGCAGCGGCTACCGCGTCGCGTTCATCAACGCGGGCACACCGAAATGGATTGTCAGTCGCTACGTGAACGGCGTGGAAGACACCTCCAGCGGGCAGCTCAACGTCAGCGCGAACGCGGGCGCAGCCTGGAGCATCGGGACCACCAAACGCCTGCGGATCACGGTGGACTACACCACGGGCGCAGGCGTGCTGTACGTGGACGGCGTGCAGACGCTGACATGGACCGACACCACCTTTACGGGCGGCATACCCGGTGGATTTTCGTACGGTTCGCAGTCGGCGTACGACAATCTCAGCTATACCGCTGTCGTGGCGGCGCAGGTCAACGGGCTGAGCGGTGGCCTGCGGGCAGTGTCCAACGGTGTCAGCAGCGGCAGCGGCCTTGTGACGCTGGCTGGCCCCGCGCACGTGGACGTGGCAGACGCCAACGGGCTGGTACTTGCCAGCGCGATCATGCAGGCGGGCGACGTATGGACGTATGCGGCCAGTGAGGGCAGCTCAAGCGGCAGTTTCCCGATGGTTGCCAGCAGCGATGCTCTGCCGAATGGCGGGGCGGCCATTCTGGACGATGACGTGAACCCGCCCCGGCTGATTCGTAAGCGGGCAAACGGCGTCGTGTGGTACGGCCCGACCTTCAGCAACACGCCGTAG
- a CDS encoding SMI1/KNR4 family protein, whose amino-acid sequence MRQEDVFQKLRDLAEETPVTRPLPTAADIEAAERVLDVMFPLSYRAFLLELSNVSVGTYEPLIPNIGWRFLDLLTNVMELRRTGLPTTLIPFVVNNGDAFCFDVESGGPEYAVVLWAHDGPSVIPRCPDFLSWIEQEWISPTAWIREDEW is encoded by the coding sequence GTGCGCCAAGAGGATGTATTTCAAAAGTTGCGTGACCTTGCAGAGGAGACGCCGGTCACGCGGCCCCTCCCAACTGCAGCGGACATCGAAGCCGCCGAACGTGTGTTGGATGTGATGTTCCCATTGTCGTACCGGGCGTTCTTGCTGGAACTGTCGAACGTATCGGTGGGGACCTACGAGCCGCTCATCCCGAACATCGGGTGGCGGTTCTTGGATCTGCTCACAAATGTGATGGAGTTGCGTCGAACTGGCCTCCCAACGACATTGATTCCCTTCGTGGTGAACAACGGAGATGCATTTTGTTTCGACGTCGAGTCTGGTGGACCAGAGTACGCCGTGGTGCTGTGGGCGCATGACGGCCCCTCCGTCATTCCACGCTGCCCAGACTTCCTGTCGTGGATAGAACAGGAATGGATCTCCCCCACTGCGTGGATCAGGGAGGACGAGTGGTGA
- a CDS encoding RNA ligase 1 family protein, whose protein sequence is MKKIVSLFQRNYDGDRLVRDEIVPGAEWVAAGEGVATRKFDGTSCLIRDGKLYKRYDAKQGKTPPEGFEAAQAPDPQTGHWPGWVPVGEGADDRYHREGMQNTPNLPDGTYELVGPKIQSNPDGFEQHQLVPHGGEVLSNVPRDFEGLKAYLEPLSIEGIVWHHPDGRMVKIKRKDFFKSAKRTR, encoded by the coding sequence ATGAAGAAGATCGTCAGCCTTTTCCAACGAAACTATGACGGTGATCGCCTAGTCCGTGATGAGATCGTGCCGGGCGCTGAGTGGGTCGCAGCAGGGGAAGGCGTAGCCACGCGGAAATTCGACGGCACCAGTTGTCTCATCCGCGACGGCAAGCTGTACAAGCGCTATGACGCGAAGCAGGGTAAGACCCCACCCGAAGGGTTTGAAGCAGCGCAAGCACCTGACCCTCAGACAGGGCACTGGCCTGGGTGGGTGCCCGTTGGGGAAGGGGCCGATGACCGCTATCACCGAGAGGGGATGCAGAACACTCCCAACCTGCCCGATGGGACGTATGAACTGGTGGGGCCGAAGATCCAGAGCAATCCGGATGGGTTCGAACAGCACCAACTGGTGCCACATGGTGGGGAAGTCCTGAGCAATGTGCCGCGTGACTTTGAGGGGCTGAAGGCGTATCTGGAGCCACTGAGCATCGAGGGGATTGTCTGGCATCATCCGGACGGACGGATGGTGAAGATCAAGCGCAAGGACTTTTTCAAGTCAGCCAAAAGGACACGGTAA